In Cardiocondyla obscurior isolate alpha-2009 linkage group LG07, Cobs3.1, whole genome shotgun sequence, the DNA window ATCCAGGAAGGTCCGAAAAACGAGATGTTCCTTAATTAccagtattattaattaacaataaaaaggGAAGGGCTCGATTAAAGATGGATCAATGAATGTCGACGAGTCTCACTTCTCAAATATGATTTCCCGTGTcatttaatagttttataaaatttttactttacgcTTTTAAGACTTgagcttttaaaaaaaatatttttaaatactggttgcttaattttattataatctttCGAGATTTATGAGAACAAGTCTTTGCGAAAGAACTATTATTCTTCGCTGTTAAACAGCTAGAAAGTTTTTAGCGAGTTATCTcgaatctgaaattaattcgtttaattGCAAGTGATAAGTTCCTTACAAATTCATATCTCAttcgtgatttaattaaaataacaaactCATTGTGCATGAATTAAACAACCAAAGCGTATAATGTAGAGCTGCCACTCTCACTTTTGCTTAgctttaacatttatatttatgtttgaAAGTTAAAGCCTTACGGATGAAAAGATGAGATAagattttatgtaaaaaaataaaacgaaaactTGAGGAATCGCGGGACCGTCTCAACATTCGGGGTAATTGCAGGATATGAAGAaggattattaaaaaaaaaatcttaaaaatttaattctacatATACGAGAGTTATGAAATTACGAGAAGTGCAGGGATCGCGCGGAATCTGGGAAGCTCGACGAAAGCGCTTCTCCCGAAATTCTCCACGCCGATCGACAACCTCCTGGATCTCGTTCGTCGAGAGAGGGATCTCCTGGGGCTTCCTTCGTCCTTCCAGGGCGGACAGGAAGGTCCGCTGCGATTTTAGTTTCTGGGACGTGCCCGTAGGGGAATCGGCACAGCGCCCGATGGCAGAGGCGCCACACCGGGAGGTAAGTTTTCCTCTTCGGGGTCTTGCTCGTTACGGCCTTCGGACAGCTCGCCTTCGGTGGGCGGCGGTGTCGTAGGAACGTCGCAATCCTCCGTCGGCGGTACGACGCACCTCAACGACCGCCTGTCGAACACCAGCATCGCCGGGCATCGCTGCAGTCGTGGGTAACCACCCTGGCACTGCCAGTAACGGTTGCACGACTTGCCCAGTGGCACGTTGCCGTTGGCGTCGTCATTACAAAGTGCTGCAAGTtcgttcattattttttttacgaatgtGTTATTACTCCGTTTGCGAACTGGCGCGATATCAATTCGGTGAAAGCCGGAAACTTTCGTTCggaatgaattaaattaaaaatttaattgcgcggCGTGTACAttcgtttcttccttcttccttcACTTAATGTGAAACCCGAATAATTTAttggtataattttttttttttttagtattttcaagagttttaaaaattgatttaaatctgtaaattattattttagttattttaaaataattttgatgcGTTATCTCTTCTTTCGAAATTTCTTCTTGAAATATTAGGTATAGGAAGTATTCAATGCTTACTcgaactttaaattattttccgtttactctggcattaaaaaaaaaaaaagatacaatcTCGCGCACGATCGATGCGTCGGCTGGCGTTTGACATTCAGAGAGAGGcgatgcaaattaataaatgcgtTTTATCGGATCCCGAGggcgaggaggaggagaaaggCGCGACGAGAATTTACTTCGAATGTTAATTAAGTGCCTCGCCCATTTTTCCTTGGGGCACTGACTCCTGGAAGAAACCGAGAAGTAGGTACAAGGAAACGCATCACGCGAGTCTTGTCCGCCCACTTTCGAAAGTGAAAACAATCATTAGCGATTCCACTTCTCGCGAATTAAATCTGTCTAAATCTGCGCTTTAGAGagatatctttattaaattcagCCGGACGCGATTAAACTACGACCACGACGAtgaataaaaaagcaaaaaaaaaaaatccaactGGTTTTGTGAGATCGACGAGAATCGAATCGAATACTTCCTTAAAATACCTGACGATATTCAAACGTTCGATGGATCAACTTTAAACTTTCTACTGCACTCATCCCTGTGCAAAATCTTTCATTTTCGGCAAACGTGTCAAGGCTcgatgtataaattttaattcaacttCCGGGTGAAATACCTTTAGCTAATCTATCTCGAGCGATGTACTTACGATGCTTTTGGCATCCTTCGACGTTCTCGGGCCAGTCGCAAGATCTGGCCCGTTCGTTGTAAAGCAGACCGCCTATGCAGAGCTGCTCGGTGGCGGTGCCGTTCCAGCAGGTCCAGTACCTAGTGCAGGAGGTCTCGTGACCGAAGATACCGTAGAGCCAGTCGCAATGTTCGGTCGGGATCGGCGGATTTGCTTGGCGCTTGCCGTCGCAGTAGTTCGCACGCCAGGGATAATCACAACCCTCGGTTACGCCTCGGTGCTTGCCGGCGAACACGAGGCCATTCGGACAGTCGAACAGTTCCGGGCGACCGTTCACGCACTCCCAGTAGCGATCGCAGTATTCGGAATCACCCACCACCCTCGACTTCGTCTGGCATGGGTCCTCCTGCTGTTGCTTCTGGCCGAACGAGCCTGAGCAAAACGCGAAAGTGCAAACACTCGGTCTTATTAGGCAACTCCATGggacgtaatatttttttttttttttttattttgatgaGATCACGAggaagagaaattattttggcAAATTGGAATGCGAGATGATGGTCCTCTAATATGTAACTCAGCCGCTCACTCGTGCgcgattaatttatgattaatgATCGGCAACGGGAGTTTTCTTCCCTTCCTGATTTTCTTCTGTCGCAATTTCCTATTTTCTCAATGCTAATCGTTATAGCGTAAATTATCTGGAAGCTCATTAATGAGCTCTCAAATTTATTACGTCATTAACCTTTCTCGATAAGTGTTAATTAtcctttcctttccctttCGTTCCCCTCTAATGAGCCGATTACGAAATATCAGAGTGCACGTATCGGCGTATCGAACTCACGAATTCCACCTGCACGTGTCCTCGCCGAAGGACACCGAGTGCCGCGGCGAATATCAAGGATATGCCGGCGTATAAATCTGACTCTGACAACGTGCAATTTCGGAGTCATTTAGCGTCGCGGTAAATCGAAATTTTTTCGGGACAGGTCGAAAGTTACGATGCCATCCGTGCACGCGTGGAATTATTTCGTCGCTCAAGGATGCAGCCTgagaaatatttgcaataaacGCATGGAGAACATATCGTTTTCTACAAACATTCGATGTTCCCTAGAACAATCTAAGCttctacttttatttctaatcAAAGTGGAAAATCGAAAGATTTATTCTCGTTCGAAGCCCGCGTAGGAGACGTGcggacaaatttaatatacgctgACATATACGCGTTGGTGCCGTTTTACCACGATGTCCGATCATCTCGCTAATGATCCGACGGAAAAGCAAATAGTAAAATAAGGTGGGAAGCCGGTATGAGGCGCGCTCCCAAGATTGCTCTCGAGTGAAAGTGCCTAGCCTTGACTTGCAACCTTCGGGGGCAGTTCTGCTCCACACCCCTGCTCCACCCCATGAATCTCCCCCCCTTTCAGAGCACGAAAGATTCGATCGACCGGTTGATTAACCTAATGTCATTCCCATCCTAGAATCTTACAGCCAAAAGAATATTCCAACTCTTCATTAAACTTGAATAAAAAGTgtaatctaatttttatttcgttgcgatttttattttaattttaatgaactGTCCGTCTAACGAGTTGACGTCGATCTATAAGAATATTcgtgataattaattgatttgcCGGCAAAGACGTTTCCGTCGGTCTGAttgtgtaaaagaaaaagtacaaGTATTGGCATATCAATCATTCgataacttttatatatttttttttattcctcgctCGTTTCTCGATTTGTAACTACATTGTTCCGACCGCCCACCCTTAAGATCTAATCTGAGAATGGAACGGAGCCCTCGGTCTTGCacaatctctttctctctccctctcgagaTCCCTAAGAGCGAGATcgagatgaaaataaaagagtttCAGAGAACAGCCGACCGGAATCTTCGACAGGATCCGTCTCTCGTGCTCGCAGCAAAACCCAGAGATCATGACCCTATCTTTAAAATCATTTCGCAAGGGATTTCTAATGTGTAGTATAACCACGCCTCGAgtctttcatttttatccCAATCTCGATTACGTTATTAAAGTGACTTTAATCGTGGGACCATGTCACGTCAATTACCTTTGATTATAGAGTCAACGGTGCATTACAAGGAGCGCTCGAAATACATTTAGAAGTATCGAAATGACGAAAGCTTTGCAGCtttttatttggaaaataTTGGAATTTAGAAAAGGATTTCCTAAGATTCAAAAATTTATGGAAACGTTAAAACAGTCGGAATGGATTCCGTCGACAGACCGAGCGACTTCGCGTACTCGTAATCGCGTAATCGTCCCGTTAATCACCGCGTTTACAtgctataaataaacttttatgcCGCGGTCTTTgtccacaaaaaaaaaagttgcacgTTGTTAGCCAACTGGTCTAAGCGAGTAAGGGAAGGAAAGTGAAGCATGATCGATCTCACGATACGAATAATCCCGTGGCGAAGCAAGCTGTGCTCGCGTCTGAGAAAGGATGTTTAGAGATTGTGAGTTTCCACCGGTACAGATTGCGCAAAtcagatttaattatcacTAAAAATAACCGTACATCTGGGTCATTAAACATACGTCTACACTTCCCCCACATGTGTTTCTAAAGTATCgaactatttaattaaacccggaaaaaaaaaaaaaaaaaaaaatgttacgttaaatgtatttctaaaacgttaatttatttatatatttcagtatattgtttctaaaatatatttgttaaagttaaacggtaaaaaaaaaaaaaagtaacgaaaaaaattaaactccCCGAAAGGGTAAGAATAAAATTCTCACGATCGTCGATGTTCGCGACAGGTCCGAACGGTAATACGATTATCAGGCATTATGCCTCGAGAATTATGCAAATGCCGAGGGTCTGTAATAAGAGCCACGGCCACCTGTGAGGGCTGTCTCACGTTCGAAAAGTGAGGAGGATAAATCCAGCCGGCCGCGGGGGACCGGGCGCGATTAATCGATTTGCGCGGCCGGTCGTCACGGCGCCGCGAATAGGTGGAGACGTCCACGGGGACGTTGTGGCAAATTACGCAAGCGTGACGCTTAGTTAACATGGCACCGGGTTACTTTCCCTTCCTTTACGATTCCCTCGTAAGTAAGTATCTGGAGCCGCGACGGCTCAGCGGCGGCCGTAACCGCTTCACCGCAGAAAGCAGGATCGCCGAGCGGCGATTCTGCTCCTCGCGAGGATTTCACGCTCCGCGCGCAACCTCGGGGACGAGAAGAGGGCTAAAAGAGGAAGTCTCTCGCGTGAATTTACGAGGAATCGGCTTTACGTTGCAGGAAGAATTCTCACCGACATAGCGCAGATTTATTGGCCGGGTCGATGGATGATGAGGTGCGCGAGACATcatcattaatttttagaaagtaCACTTAGGAAATAAGAATGCAAATATCCcggcttgaaaaaaaaaaaaatgtctcgtGCAAAATTTCATCGGTgggtttattaaaaaaaatttatctttaccgttaacatttgtcattattataattttttttttttttcttttaattattattaacaactgctcaaaatttttagtaaaatgTCACGCCAACacttgagataaaaatttccttCTTGATAAATTTCCTGTTATCAGATTAAATGTCACGCGAGTTCCGCGTTACCggattagaaagaaaaaaaaatgtattcggTTCATTTTCAAATGGCAAATCACGAATCTTTCTCGCTCTATCTCTTAGCcttcctttatttttctctctctctcattctcggCTTTCTCACGTTCCCTTTCATGATAAATAAGCAAACTCGATTCCTCTTGGGACCGGTAGAACTCGAGGAACGCGAAGCTAGTGCCCCGCCTTGTAACTAGTACTCGACAAAGCGCAACGCTCTTAGACAGAATCCGCGCCGTGTCGGAACAACGACGCCGTTTACGAGATTTATTTCGCCTTTCCTTCCTATTTGCACCCTTTTTATCGGCCAATCAATAATTTAAGTCGAGCGAAACGTTTTACTCGGCGCTGTTACACCGCTGCTTCCGGAATCGTTCAACGTTAAACGTTTAACATTGTTGCTCCGCGTCGCGGGCGCGTCGGGAAAGCAGGCGTGGGAAGCGGATAGATAAATAAATGGATGAATGAATGGGGAACTTTTCACCGCGAAGATTACGCACAGTGGCCGCCGATTAGTCTCCAAGTAATATCGCCAAATGTCGCCGTAGAA includes these proteins:
- the LOC139104492 gene encoding protein obstructor-E; protein product: MSQQILPLVLVLLVVQGSFGQKQQQEDPCQTKSRVVGDSEYCDRYWECVNGRPELFDCPNGLVFAGKHRGVTEGCDYPWRANYCDGKRQANPPIPTEHCDWLYGIFGHETSCTRYWTCWNGTATEQLCIGGLLYNERARSCDWPENVEGCQKHPLCNDDANGNVPLGKSCNRYWQCQGGYPRLQRCPAMLVFDRRSLRCVVPPTEDCDVPTTPPPTEGELSEGRNEQDPEEENLPPGVAPLPSGAVPIPLRARPRN